Within the bacterium genome, the region TTACACTCGATATTCAAGTTTTTTTAAGATTAAGTGGTTTATCCTTTTTTAACCGCAAAGAACGCAAAGAAATTAACCGCAAAGAACGCAAAGATTATAGGTTGTTCACCACCCTTTTAATTCCTTCCTTGAGTCTTAATACATTGAAATTTATAAGCAATTAACAATATTTGAAAGTTCGTTTTCGTTTATAGACCTGTTTTTCTTTCTTTGCGTCCTTTGCGAAACCTTCCTTTGCGCTCTTTGCGGTTAAATCTTTATACCTTTAAAAAACTTGAACATCGAGTTACACCACCTGAACGCTTACAAAAACAGTTAGTCGAAAGTAAGTATTAAAAGATTAATAAACAATGAAAGACCCGAAATGCACAAAAAAGGAAATTTCTGTCTCTGGTGAATAAATTTTAATTTTTTCTCTGCGTCTCTGCGGTGAACAGTTACATCCTTTCTTGTGCTCGTCTGTTGATATATTGAATTTCTCCTTCCTGTGTTCGCAAAGGTATTATAAATAACGAAACTATACTAATAAATCTCTGTCTTTTTATCCCCAAATTTGAGTAAAACATTAGGACTGGGATTTAACTTTTGAAATAGTCTTCTTCCAACTAACGCCCGACGTTCTTTATTTATCTTCACAAAAGGACTTCTACCCCAATCTCGAACGCAGGGAATAGAAAATTTCGCTTTCAATACTTTGCCCATCTCTGAAACCACCCCAAGAGAAAAATTTCTCCGGTAATAAAAAAAGTGAGCATTCAAATGCTCATGTTCTTCAGGTCTGTCCTCAGGATAAGGAGGTGAAGTTAAACCTTCTGAAATTAGGTAACTCATATCCACATATAAACTTTCACCACATCCTGTATCAAAGTCTGCAGTAATATTGATAGATTTTGACTTTGGTTCTAATGAGATTACTTGAATTTCTGCTGTAGGATAATTGTCATCTGGAGAAACTCTTGACCATGACGAAGAACTCTCTTCGATACTTAAGAATCTCTCTTTATCCTCAAAGATAAAAGGGAATTTTCCATTATGCTCTTCACAAATCTCTAATATCTTAGAGCGTTGAGGAAAATCATCTATATCTTCTGAAGATGCTACTACCTCTCCATCAATTACCGCTATCCATGCCGCCTTTAATTCCCTAAACTTACTTTCAATCCACCCTTTATTATCATTCCAAAGGTCAGATTGAAGTTTAAGTTTTTCTTTTTCATTAAGGGAAGAATACTCCTCCAATGACAGGTTTTTGCCTACAAACCTGCTTTCTTCATCATCTTCTTCACAAAGTCTATAAGGTATTCTTAATTCGCTACTTTCACAATATATAATATACTTCCAATGAGGTAGTTTCCCAAAGCAATAGGTTAGAATCTCTTTATCTGGAGAATACTTTTCCTTAATTAACCTCATTAACCACCATTTAGACATTGAATACTCCAAATTTTCCTTTCTTTTACGGTATGCTTTGGTTTTGTTGCCTTTCTCCATTTTTCAACACCCCTCTATAGAATGACTCTTTGTAGAGATCCATGTCGTACCCTTCCAGTAGTATAGTAGAATTGGATCGTCTTACATAAAATTGAGTTTCGTCGAGATAATACCATATCTTTCCCTTTGGCACCTGTATAAGACAAAGGTCAATATCTTTATATGTATATCTTTGCACTGTGACCATAGCCGAGACCTCTCTTCCAATATGTTCTCTGATAAGGTCAGTTAATTTACGAGAGAATACATCCCAAGCTTTAGAACCATATTCCCGGTTAATCCCGGATACAATGCGATTCTTGACCTGTGGAAGTTTTGATAAGGGATTGTTGGACTTTTCCAAAACATCTCTATATCTTTCCTTCTCAAGGACACCTACAAGAATTATTCCTCCCTTTGCATTCAAAAATCCTACAATAGACTTTAAAACTCCATTTATTGCAATCTCATTACTAAGTTCACCTTTGTAATTTTCATCCCGGCACCAGCGATCTATATCAAAACATAAAGAGCCCTTAACCTCAAACTCTCCGTTTTCTTCTTTGTTAAGGTAGTCTGTAATTTCAAATTTTTCACTAATCCCCAAAGATAAAGACGATATGCCTTCCTTTTCTATGTAATAAGGAGAAGTGACATTAGTAACAAAATAGGTATAGGCTCTAATATTAAATTCCTCTACCCCAGTTTTGCTAATTTCCTGGATGAAATCGTTTAACTTAAGATATTCTGAAAAGGAAATTTTTCCCTTTACCAGGAGCCAGGCAAATCCACTTCCCACATATATGGATGGTTCGGTAATCTCCATGATTTTTGTTAAAAGGATTTTTAGTTTATCTATAATCCTCTGTGTAGTTGCAGATGTAGGCCACTCTCCAATCATAGGAGGTGGAATTACTATGAAAAACTTAATTCCCTCAAAAGACTTTTTGTCAAGTATCCTAAGGATATTTTGTTCTTTCAGGCTTTTCATGGTTTCCTTTGAAAGATTCCCCTTATCCAAATTTTTGATAATATCCTCTGACAAATTAGATATATCTTGAGAGGAGGGAGAATCAATTTGGTCTTTTTCAGAAGACCACCATTTCCAATGGATAGGATTTTCCTTTACCACAAATGGAATTGCTTTGGTGCAATATAAATATTTTAATTCATTTTCCAATTCTCCTAGAAAATTTAAAGGGGATATTTTTTGAGGGAGCCATATTCGCACAAGTATATCATAGATGCCATAAATCTCATAGATACAATAAGAAGAAATCTGGTTTTCCTTTAAAAAGTCTCTGATTTGAGGAAAAATTTCGTCTCTTTTATACACAGGCAAAAACCCAAGCAGGATATATAGAAGATTTTCCTTAAATTTTTTATGGATATCATAATGCCACAAATGCCTAGGTTCTATTTTATTCCTTCTTATATTTCCCATATTTGCTCCTTATATTAGGGAAAACAAGATAGTAAAGAGATTATAATCTGGTTCACTCTTTACCTATATCCTCTTGAACGACTCTGAGAACCTCCTCCCCGGTTGTTACTACTCCTCTTTGCACCTTTTGAAAACCATCTTCTTGCATAGTTTTCATTCCTAATTTAATAGCAAGTTCTTTTATTTAAGAAGAAGAATGTTAAAATGCCAAATCCAACTACTATTGTTCCAACGATAGAGTTCAGCGGCGGCGGGGAGAATTGCTACTAAACTTTATAAGCAAGATTAACGCTTGATAAACCACAAAGTTTTAAAAAAACCACCTGACCCACCGTTCGTTGCAATGATTCGTTAAATCTCTTTTATCAATTGGTAAATGGCGGAGACGAGTTACAAATGAGATTGGCGCTCCTGATAACAGGATTATTTAGATTTTAAATAATCTTTGTCCTGACGCCCCAGTATGATAATCTCTTGACTGGTATTTGGACCCGTAATCATCGCTCCGCCAATTATATTTTATTTATTTTTATTTATTCTGTCAACAACTATTTTCTATTGAAAGGTAAATTTTATTTTTAGTCAAAACCTCTATATTTTTGATTAAATCCATTAGTCTTTCTTTTATCTGTAAACAGAGGTCAGAAGACAGAGGTTAGAAAACAGAAGTCAGAGGCCAGAAATTAGATTTTCTATTCTATGGCTTTCGGTTCCGAACCACGAATTCCGAACCCCGATTTTCATCCTCCTTGTGTCCTACATGGGCATGACCGTTTCTTCTGAAAATAATCCGCAGATTTCGCAGATTACACAGATTTTTAACCTGGTAGCTGGCTTTTAGCCTGCGTTCGTGCTTTCACAGGATATAAACTTGCGCCTCCCTTATTCCCCTCTTGAAAGGAGTTAGGGGTGTGTTTCCTTTCCATTTTCATCGTCATTTGTGCCCTCCAGAGTCATGAGCGTTTCTCCATAATTTATCCTCTACTGCTGATTCTGGAGGCGGCGATCGGATTTGAACCGATGCATAAAGGTTTTGCAGACCTCTGCCTTACCACTTGGCTACGCCGCCATCAAGTTGACAAGGAAACAACTTAATAAGGTAGTAACTTATTAACCTGTTCCTTTATCAGCCTTTTGTCTGATTTTTTCTTGTTCTTTAATCTCCTTCCAATGGGCAATAACCTCTACTGAATTATTGAACTTCATATCCCCAAATACATGTGGATGTCTGCGTGTAAGTTTTTCACAGATGCCGGTTAAAACATCCTGAATGTCAAACAGCCCTTTTTCTTTTGCCAATTGAGCCTGCATCACAATTTGCAACATCAAATCGCCCAGTTCTTCTTTTAATCCATCAGGTTCTTCATTCTCAATCGCTTCGAGCACTTCATAAGTTTCTTCAAGTAAATAAGGTTTAAGGGATTGAGAGGTTTGTTCTTTATCCCACGGACAACCGTTTTCACCACGTAATTTGGCAATTATCTCGACTAATTGTGTAAATTGCTCTTTCATTTTATTCGGTAAAACAATTATTTTTTATCAATGGGTCTAATTTCTTCAATTATACCATAGACAGAGACATAAAGTACTGCAATTCCAGCAATTGTAAAATAAATTTTATATTGAGCTATGTCAATTTCGGGTTTGCCAAAAAGTGAGAATGAAATTAAAACACATCCAAAGGGAATCATTACTCCATATAGAAATATAACAATCATATTTTGTAGAGCTGGTTTCCATATGCCATATTTAAGTCCTCGATAGAGAATTAGAAAAATTACCCCTATCCCTCCACACAAAATTCCCCCTGTCATTTCATTCATGATATATTCTCTCTCTTTCTTCTCTAAGTTGGTTGTTTCTTGCTGCACCTGCAATAGCACCAAATAATGCGCCCAATACAGCACCAATTCCCCCCCCTAGAGACCCTCCTAAAAAAGCTCCTCCCAATGCCGCTCCTATGACACGGTCGGTTTCCTCTTTCATTGACTCAAATGACCTTTGTTGTGCATATCTTCCATTACTCATTTTTTACCTTCTTCCTTTTTACTACTTCCTAACAAAGTCAAATTCTTAGTAATCTTTGCCTCTTTTTTCAATCCTTCTATCCATGTCTGAAACATCAATCGTGTTTTTGTCTCATCTTTTCGCATCATCATCCGTTTAATATCTTGTTTAATCTCATCAAATCCTTTTCCTGGGAACGCTTGAGATAATTGTGTTTGGTGAGTTTCGTAAAATTCTTTTGCCTCGTCATCGCTTATATTGATTTTATCAAAGACCTTAACCTTAATTAACTCCTCAATCAGCATTTGATTTTTAAGCAGAGTTAATCGTTCTTGAACTTCCTTTTTGCGAGGCAATCCTTCTTTTATTGCCTCTTGAATCATCAACTTTTCTGTAATCATCTGGTCTAAAAGTTTCTCCTTCATCGCTGGTGTAGTAAGCATAACTTGATAGGCAGGAGGAAGATTACGAAATTGGTCTTCAAACTCTTTAAGTGTAATTTTTTCTCCTCTCACCGTAGCTAAAGTTGTGGAATTAGTCCCACAACCTGTTGCAAGAAAA harbors:
- a CDS encoding ATP-binding protein; its protein translation is MGNIRRNKIEPRHLWHYDIHKKFKENLLYILLGFLPVYKRDEIFPQIRDFLKENQISSYCIYEIYGIYDILVRIWLPQKISPLNFLGELENELKYLYCTKAIPFVVKENPIHWKWWSSEKDQIDSPSSQDISNLSEDIIKNLDKGNLSKETMKSLKEQNILRILDKKSFEGIKFFIVIPPPMIGEWPTSATTQRIIDKLKILLTKIMEITEPSIYVGSGFAWLLVKGKISFSEYLKLNDFIQEISKTGVEEFNIRAYTYFVTNVTSPYYIEKEGISSLSLGISEKFEITDYLNKEENGEFEVKGSLCFDIDRWCRDENYKGELSNEIAINGVLKSIVGFLNAKGGIILVGVLEKERYRDVLEKSNNPLSKLPQVKNRIVSGINREYGSKAWDVFSRKLTDLIREHIGREVSAMVTVQRYTYKDIDLCLIQVPKGKIWYYLDETQFYVRRSNSTILLEGYDMDLYKESFYRGVLKNGERQQNQSIP
- a CDS encoding MazG family protein → MKEQFTQLVEIIAKLRGENGCPWDKEQTSQSLKPYLLEETYEVLEAIENEEPDGLKEELGDLMLQIVMQAQLAKEKGLFDIQDVLTGICEKLTRRHPHVFGDMKFNNSVEVIAHWKEIKEQEKIRQKADKGTG
- a CDS encoding SurA N-terminal domain-containing protein, with protein sequence MSKYFIVLICMSFLATGCGTNSTTLATVRGEKITLKEFEDQFRNLPPAYQVMLTTPAMKEKLLDQMITEKLMIQEAIKEGLPRKKEVQERLTLLKNQMLIEELIKVKVFDKINISDDEAKEFYETHQTQLSQAFPGKGFDEIKQDIKRMMMRKDETKTRLMFQTWIEGLKKEAKITKNLTLLGSSKKEEGKK